GATGTTATTTATGAAGGCGAGGATTATTTCTTTAGACCTGAAGTTTCCGATCCTGAGGATGATCCTGTTGAAATAACTGTTAGTGGCCTTGATTGGATCGAAGCTGGCAACCCATATGACTATTGGGCTGGGGACAATTATTCCGAAGCAATTACCGATAATTTAAAATACAAGAAGTATGGATATATTCGTTCAAAGAACGGATACGTTCGCCAGACGCGTAATATTAAACCTGGGACGTATACATATACAATTCATGCAACAGACCCGTATGGAAATACTTCTCAAAAGCAACGTAAAATTCAAGTTGTAGATGGTTCTGAACATCCAAATGCCAAGAGTACTGGTCTTGCTGTATTGATGGGTGACGAAACCTGGTATAAGCCGTATCAGTTAGATATTGCTACGGGTATTGAAAACTATTCCGATAATGATGTAACTTTAACAAATTTCTATTATGACTATTATGGTTATTCATCTAATGGAACCCTTTATTCTCGTTCCAATTGGCCTAGAGAATGGTATCTAAATGACGGCTTTAGTCCGATTGGTTATAAAGGCTATAAAATGGGTGAAATTGCAAGAATGAGCGACTGTGGAAATGGACGCTTCAGAATTCGCTTTAAATACTCAGGGTCTGTTACAATTCCATCAAAATATTCGCTTTTTGACAACAAGGAAGCTTTCGTTTATGCAAATGTTACTAAGAGAGAAAAACGTTATGATTGGTCTTTGTCTCCGTATACGAAGGGAAATCCGGTTGAATATGATACGTTGCGTTATCGAGCTTATGCAGCCAGAGTTCCTTTGTATGATGGAAACCACAAACTCTTGTGGGGTGAAGCTCCCTCTTGGAAAGATCAATGTGTAGACTTATATAGGAATGATGCAGACAATAATGTGTATGATGACAATGGCAATGTGTACATAGAGGGCTCAAATTCAAGTTTATCTTCTGGAGATAAAGATGATGATGAAGATGATGATGATGAAAAAGTAGAAGAAACAAACGTTCCTTTTTTAGTAAATGATTTGCAGATCAAGTATCGAGTAAATGATGGCTATTTGAGTTCTCCTGATAAAATGGTTTTTAATGCCATGGTGTTTAATAATGGTATTAAGAAAGTTGATATCAGTGGATATAAAATGCGTTTTTATCTTTCTGATCAAGGTGACGTGCGTGTAAAGGATTTTGCAACCTCAATTCCTAATATTACTGGGATGAATGCTGAAATTGAACGTTGTGCTGCTGACAAATATGCATTGACGTTTAGTTTTGAAAAAAATATTTCTGTTGATGCGGGAAATACTTTCCCTCAGGATCAATGGCAATGGTATACGATTTCTAATACGGACTATATTGCAAAAGAGTCTCAAAGAAGTTATTTGTCCATTCCTAATTCACAAACTATTTTGAACCCCGAAATGGCCCTATTTAATGAAAGAGGAAAGATTGTATACGGTAATGCTGCATGGAATTGCGAAGGCTTTAAGGAAAAGGAACTAAAAATTGTTGTAGAGGAATCTGTTAAAGGGATTGCTGCTTTTGACAAGAAACAATCTGGCGATAAATGGCCTGGTGCGCAAATTGAAATAAAAATAAAGAATGAGGGAGATTCAGCTGTTGCTGCCCCTGCTTTCTTAAATGTATATGTAACTCATCCCAGCGGCATGGTTCCGGTTATCGCAAACGGTACAGATACTCTTGCTCATGCAGGAACTGCGCTCATTGCTGGTAAGTCTGTAACTCGCATATCAAGCGGAAGTCATCATCTATATTCTGTAAAATTTGCGGATGGTATTCCTGCGAATATGGCGGAACAAACATTAAAATTTGATTTTTTTGATGCTTGTTTGTATGACTGTGTTGCTGAATCAAAGGAGTTCTATTATTGGAATTTTAGCGATGACTGGTCCTTAAAAAATGGCTCCAGTAATTCTGCTGTTACTGATTATATCGTTGTAAAAACTTCAAAAAATGAAGTGGTTTATGGTAAGGAAGATCCAAATGCGCCAACAATAAATGTTGTTGAAGTTGACGAAGAAAAGGTTGATTTTATACCGATGCATTCGCCTGGAAAGAATCCCATGGCGAAGGCTAATCGAACTGATGCAGAATCTTATGCTTTAGGTCAAGTTATTTCTGACGGTACATTTGAAGATCCTACATTGTTGGGATGGTCCATAAATGGAACAGTTGAGAATATTCGTGAAAATGCTCCTCAGGGTTCTAGATATGTGAAAATCAGCAATCATTCTAGTATAACACAAACTTTGCCTTCCGCAGCATCAAATTTGCTTGCAGACAGTGGCGCCGTTGTTTCTTATTGGCATAATGGTTCTTATTTGAAAATTTGTATTAATCCAGATAACAGCTATAGCGGTTCTAATTGTAAGGATGTTTCCTGGGGACAGTCTTGGAAAAAAGACACTCTCTATTTTGAAAAAGAAGTGTTTAATAAAGGAAAAGAAAACAAGATTGTTTTGATCGGTAATATGGATATTGACGATCTTGTTATGACACCGGGTTCAAGGCGCTCTATTGTAAATTATGCAGTTCGCTTTACAACCACACAGCATGAAGAATTGGAAACTAGAGCGTATGACGGAGAATCTGAACTCTTAATTACTACTTCTCAGCGTGATTTCATGGGACGTTTGTCTAAGAAGTATCTTCCCTACGCGGTGCAGTGCATTGCTGGGATTAATTGCAATACATCAGAAAAAACTGCTGGTAATAAAGACGAAGCTAACAGATATTATACCGCGGATCGTGAAGGATATCCAGAGGCTGGCAATGTTGCATATGTGGAAACATCTTGGAAACCTGATCAGGCTGCAACAAAAGAAGTTGAAACTATGCCTGGCGCAGCTTTCAAGAAACATTATACACAGGCGTTCTCTTCTGGTGTTAATTTAAGTGGTGTCAACTTATTTGATTCAACGTCTCTGAATGATTCTATTCTTGCAGTAAAGGATGAAAAACGCTTTTATGATCGTAAGGGAGAATCTAGAGTTAATTACCATGCCAAAGCCAATGCTAATCCAACTCATCTTTGGGAAATGAATATTGACCCTGATGACCGTAAAGTATTTACAATTAAAGATGGCGAAGGTCGAGTTGTTGTTTCGGGTTCTTTGAATGATGATTGGACCTTAAATACACGTAGTGTTTATGTATACAATGAAAATGGTCTTTTGCAAGAAAGTCACTCTCCGATGAGTTGCAATTACACTCCAAAATCAAAAGCATGTGTTCGCCCTAGTATGTTTGAGTATGATGCAGAAGGACGCCTGGTGCAAAGCTATGAACCAGATGCGGATACTACGCAAAGTTATTATGATCTTATGGGCCGTTTGCGAGCAACACAATCACAAAATCAGATAAAAAATAAGACGGCATCGGTAATTGTGTATGATGACCTTGGTCGTGTAAGCTATTCTGGTGAGTGGAAATCTGGAAGGGATTCAATAGCATTGAAAGACTATTTCCAGAAGAATTACAAGTTTCAATTGCCTGCTATAGAAGAACTGGTTCCTGGTACAATTACAAGGAATATCTATGATCATATGCCTCCTCGAGATACTTTGGGGTTAAATCTTTATCCATCTTTTGTTGAACAGGCTGATTTTAAGTACACTAAGACTTTCTTAATGGCAACGATTTCCGATGTAAAGATTGATGAGGCTACAAATACTGTTGTTCGCCGTTCTGTTGCAAACAAATATGATAAGTATGGTCGTGTACTTGAAAGTTATGTGTTTGACGATGATGTCGCTGATTTGAATCTCAAAACCCTGGGTACAAAGACTGAATACGACCTTGGAGGACGAGTGATTAAGGTGACCAAGTATCCCTATGGTTATAGCGATAAGAGTAAGTCTGTTGTTGAACGATATACTTATGATCGTCTTGGACGAGTTGATAGTATATATGTCAAAAACGGTTACTCTAATGAAAAGCTTCTTGCATCTTATGTTTATTATCCTTTAGGTACCTTGAAATCGGTGACTTTGGGCGATAACATTACAGTGACCTACACCTACCATATTTCTGGTGCAGTGAAAAGTGCAACAACATCTAGCAAGTTCCAAGATAAACCACTTTATAAAGAGACTTTGTTCTACGAGGATTGCGGAAGTACTGACTGTAAACCTCAATACAACGGAAATGTCAGCCAGATGACTCATTATCTTGCGCATAATGTGAATGGCGTTTCAAATGAACGCAATGTGACATACATTTATGATTTCCTCAATCGACTTGAACTCGTAAAGGATAGTGAAATTCCGGATATGGATGAAATGTTTGCCTATGATGCTCAAGGGCGTATTGTGCAACAGCTTCGTGGTGAAAAAGCGGGTAATGCTGATGAAAATAGCGCTGATGGTATCTACAGCTATTATGAAAACACTAACATGCTGAACTCAGTCTCAGATGGCATTGGAGGATCCGCTGAAAAACGCAACATGTCTAACAAAGACAATTTTGTGTATGACAGGGATGGTAATCTTATCGAGGATAAGTCAAAACGTATGACCATCGCCTATGACTGGCGTGGTATGCCGGTAGAGTTTAAGCGTCAAGATAAGTGCTATGACATCCATGAACAGGTTGTGTGCGATTCCATTAAGCTGGAGATAGCATACGATGGTGCAGGAAGTCGTGTATCTAAGAC
This DNA window, taken from Fibrobacter sp. UWR4, encodes the following:
- a CDS encoding RHS repeat-associated core domain-containing protein; translated protein: MLVSNKKIPLIIAIVFALQINALAALNFVIPSEHRTLFYTGEDVFIALQNNSFRDAKIPSDDIGAYGVGPYYIQVNSVENLSGSSYIPTFTPSYRPLKQQIVTNNDRDNDNAWQNNQLFWMELVSKDVKPGTYRCNFSVKSNNESGANNLSFQFTVIEPQSKINVDVKDPAASYQRQIDLNTRLRNDTESDVTLNRPYYDYYFTKREKKASLNVWVDLGNACIEILDCGNKNLVLRHRYNDEITIKSKSAYSKSYSQVGFLELDANTPFPEKYDRPNDLTQDFSYKHNGRYAISYWERAAQRNSHISTNIAIYQNNNTKINGSAPSWYSTETCKLVKYNSLKDVGIVDGYNLERNYCNHTNSQPPEILIDDKTDVIYEGEDYFFRPEVSDPEDDPVEITVSGLDWIEAGNPYDYWAGDNYSEAITDNLKYKKYGYIRSKNGYVRQTRNIKPGTYTYTIHATDPYGNTSQKQRKIQVVDGSEHPNAKSTGLAVLMGDETWYKPYQLDIATGIENYSDNDVTLTNFYYDYYGYSSNGTLYSRSNWPREWYLNDGFSPIGYKGYKMGEIARMSDCGNGRFRIRFKYSGSVTIPSKYSLFDNKEAFVYANVTKREKRYDWSLSPYTKGNPVEYDTLRYRAYAARVPLYDGNHKLLWGEAPSWKDQCVDLYRNDADNNVYDDNGNVYIEGSNSSLSSGDKDDDEDDDDEKVEETNVPFLVNDLQIKYRVNDGYLSSPDKMVFNAMVFNNGIKKVDISGYKMRFYLSDQGDVRVKDFATSIPNITGMNAEIERCAADKYALTFSFEKNISVDAGNTFPQDQWQWYTISNTDYIAKESQRSYLSIPNSQTILNPEMALFNERGKIVYGNAAWNCEGFKEKELKIVVEESVKGIAAFDKKQSGDKWPGAQIEIKIKNEGDSAVAAPAFLNVYVTHPSGMVPVIANGTDTLAHAGTALIAGKSVTRISSGSHHLYSVKFADGIPANMAEQTLKFDFFDACLYDCVAESKEFYYWNFSDDWSLKNGSSNSAVTDYIVVKTSKNEVVYGKEDPNAPTINVVEVDEEKVDFIPMHSPGKNPMAKANRTDAESYALGQVISDGTFEDPTLLGWSINGTVENIRENAPQGSRYVKISNHSSITQTLPSAASNLLADSGAVVSYWHNGSYLKICINPDNSYSGSNCKDVSWGQSWKKDTLYFEKEVFNKGKENKIVLIGNMDIDDLVMTPGSRRSIVNYAVRFTTTQHEELETRAYDGESELLITTSQRDFMGRLSKKYLPYAVQCIAGINCNTSEKTAGNKDEANRYYTADREGYPEAGNVAYVETSWKPDQAATKEVETMPGAAFKKHYTQAFSSGVNLSGVNLFDSTSLNDSILAVKDEKRFYDRKGESRVNYHAKANANPTHLWEMNIDPDDRKVFTIKDGEGRVVVSGSLNDDWTLNTRSVYVYNENGLLQESHSPMSCNYTPKSKACVRPSMFEYDAEGRLVQSYEPDADTTQSYYDLMGRLRATQSQNQIKNKTASVIVYDDLGRVSYSGEWKSGRDSIALKDYFQKNYKFQLPAIEELVPGTITRNIYDHMPPRDTLGLNLYPSFVEQADFKYTKTFLMATISDVKIDEATNTVVRRSVANKYDKYGRVLESYVFDDDVADLNLKTLGTKTEYDLGGRVIKVTKYPYGYSDKSKSVVERYTYDRLGRVDSIYVKNGYSNEKLLASYVYYPLGTLKSVTLGDNITVTYTYHISGAVKSATTSSKFQDKPLYKETLFYEDCGSTDCKPQYNGNVSQMTHYLAHNVNGVSNERNVTYIYDFLNRLELVKDSEIPDMDEMFAYDAQGRIVQQLRGEKAGNADENSADGIYSYYENTNMLNSVSDGIGGSAEKRNMSNKDNFVYDRDGNLIEDKSKRMTIAYDWRGMPVEFKRQDKCYDIHEQVVCDSIKLEIAYDGAGSRVSKTLLRKLDGTTGWNLEKKTHYTGIGSEIRVDGQNGTKVVVNMPQGLGRYAIESDNGTSNGDEFYLKNHLGSTMMVAKVTGSNTPAEVSAVYDYRAFGEQVDLAVPAEKVTENFTSKERDDETELNYFGTRYLDPMLGLWTSVDPARQFSSPYLYMGNGYNPIIGYDPDGNDAMVVVTGNANAERQTGNITIDGENYAYDFNTYRLDVFLNVENWKDGQTYNDYTPDASFWASRDAWMKEDNKAVISGDGMLAKSTLPKGSEKGWLTITNGKTDGYFKGISALKNPDIWWGESMHPGTPMYSEGCVTSRDYKSIRRMLDPDLNAKRPIKIHFEPFVPESRPVGMPIR